TTTCATTACCTTTCAGTTGGAGGGCAGCGCACGTAGGTGGTGGAAGGCTTATCTTCTTGGCataccagcagattctcctcctacGACTTTGGATCAGTTCACACGCctattcttggacaggtatattccaccctcccagagggaagagttgcggtgtcAGTTTGAGCGGCTCCAGCAGgttcagatgtcagtgaccgagtATCAGGCGAGATTTTCTAAGTTGTcatgccatgcacttatgatacttcctactgaggcggAGTAAGTACGGTGGTTCGTTGCGAGGCTGCACTCTAGTATTCATGCTAGCATGGCCTGGGAGGTTGATATGGGGACTCCCTAACAGTTAGTAGTGGAGATGACATACAGGATTGAGGGTTACCATCAGAGGGGGAGAGAGCAGATGCAGCGGGGCAAGAGGTCTCAtttttctggagagttcagaggtgccccaaCTAGGGGAAGAGGTCATTTTGGTAGGGGTCAacccagcaggcccccatatttagcaccaccacctcctcgaggtgttccagcgcgaccctatttcagtgttatgccagagagttcttacagGCCGCCGGCTAtttagggttcttctagtgggtattccgGTCATCAAGGTTCTTCTAGTGCCtacttcagtgccatgccagataGTTCATATCGCCCACCAACTATCCAGGGTTCTTCTGGTGGGTATTTAgaccatcagggtcagactttaaGGCAGTAGTCCACTAGTCtaagaggttgttatgagtgcggggatctcagTCACATGAAGAGGcattgccccaggcttcggggcaaagCAGTGAAGCAGGGTCATCAACCCATGATTTCAGCTCTAGTAGCCGTACCGTCCGTCCGGCCGCCCAAAGGCGGAGGGCTTGTGGGTAGGgttcatcctagaggtggaggtcaggcgggcGGAGGACAGTCAGGTAGCGCTCTAGCTAGATTTTATGCTTTTTTGGCTAGACCAGATTCAATGGCcttagatgccgtgattacaggtatcatcactgtctgcggtagggatgcttcagttttatttgatccaggatctacctattcgtatgtgtcatctctgtttactcactttctgaatattcctcgtgagtccttgggtactcctgtctATGTATCCACTCTtgtgggcaattctgttgttgtggaccggatctatcggtcctgtgtgatcatattctgtggttacgagactagagcggatcttatGTTGCTTGACATGaccaactttgaggtcatcctgggcatggactggctatctccatatcacgtcatccttgattgccatgccaatactataccttagcgatgccagtgttgccgaggttggagtggaggggttcatctGTTAGCACATCTAGTCGGGTCATcccttttctgaaggctcgacatatagtCGATAAGGGTTGCTTGGCTTATcgagcctatgttcgggataccaccACAGAGTCTCCGATGATTAATTCAGTGCTAGTAGTCTGGGatttctccgatgtatttcctgctGAACTTCCAGGAATACCACCAGACCATGATAtcaatttctgtattgacttggctccaggtacTCAGCCTATGTCTATTCCACTGTACCGTATGgttccgaaagaattgaaggagttgaaggaatagcTTTAGGAGTTGTTACAAAGGGGTTCATCaagccgagtgtatcaccttggggtgcaccagtattatttgtgaagaagaaagatgggactatacggatgtgcattgattatcgccagttgaacaaagtcaccattaagaacaagtacccgttgccacatACTGATATATttttgaccagtttcagggtgctagagtgttctctaagatcgacttgagatcggggtaccattagttgaagattagggactCACATGTTCCGAATACTGCTTTCCGTGCTAGATAttgccattatgagtttctagtgatgtccttcggtttgactaatgccccgacggcatttatggacttgataaacagggtattcaggccttATGTCGAttcatttttcattgtcttcattgatgacattttgatttactcgcaTAGCAAGGAGGaggacgagcaacatttgagagtggtgcttcagaccttgcgggaacagaagctatatgctaatttctgcaagtgtgagttttggttagattctgtggcattcttgggacatgtggtATCAGGagagggaattaaggtggatcccaagaagattgagacagttcagaattggcctcgtcctacttcggtgactgagattaggagtttcttggggttagcaagttattaccatcggttcgtggagggattctcatATATTGCAGCACCTTTAACTAGATTGAACCAGAAGGGGGCTCAGTTTCATTGgcccgatgattgtgaggtgagcttccagaagctcaagacggctttGACCACAACACCAGTCCT
This region of Nicotiana tomentosiformis chromosome 4, ASM39032v3, whole genome shotgun sequence genomic DNA includes:
- the LOC138909195 gene encoding uncharacterized protein, with amino-acid sequence MKRHCPRLRGKAVKQGHQPMISALVAVPSVRPPKGGGLVGRVHPRGGGQAGGGQSGSALARFYAFLARPDSMALDAVITGIITVCGRDASVLFDPGSTYSYVSSLFTHFLNIPRESLGTPVYVSTLVGNSVVVDRIYRSCVIIFCGYETRADLMLLDMTNFEVILGMDWLSPYHVILDCHANTIP